The following are encoded together in the Mastacembelus armatus chromosome 6, fMasArm1.2, whole genome shotgun sequence genome:
- the nr2c1 gene encoding nuclear receptor subfamily 2 group C member 1 isoform X3 — translation MDGQTQRIQLVSADNNMALGHRIQTGQKIQIVTALESSSPGKQQFILANADYSPGGKVILANQEGSPNKVILTAPDGSGVNQLLFASPELAGQQIQFVTESSDQSIVKPVVEYCVVCGDKASGRHYGAVSCEGCKGFFKRSIRKNLVYTCRGSGECAINKLHRNRCQYCRLQRCIALGMKQDSVQCERKPVEMTTREKSVNCAASTEKIYIRKNLCSPLAATPTFVSDKETARSTSLLESSMLLNIQQPFSKLENTILIPASPDKQEDPSQGDLGTLANVVTSLAHLNKTREASDSGNDLIGVETLSNGDSSMTDIQGDDQSDITRAFDTLAKVLHPGDGSAGDSLEATMQLMSGDQSGPVVELEGSLLSDNHIPFKLMMPLPVPEYLNVNYICESASRLLFLSMHWARSIPAFQSLGGQDNDINLMKACWNELFALGLAQCSNIMNVGTILSAIINHLQTSLQEEKLSPERVKLVMEHIWRMQEFCNSMSKLSPDPYEYAYLKAIVLFSPDHPGIDNAQQIERFQEKAYMELQDYVTKTYPEDSYRLSKLLVRLPALRLISAAVTEELFFAGLIGNVHIDSIIPYILKMESTDYNSQTVSGV, via the exons ATGGATGGACAGACTCAAAGGATTCAGCTTGTGTCAGCAGACAACAACATGGCTTTAGGACATAGAATCCAG ACTGGCCAGAAGATCCAGATCGTCACAGCACTTGAATCATCATCCCCTGGAAAGCAGCAGTTTATTCTAGCAAATGCTGACTATTCCCCTGGTGGGAAGGTGATTCTGGCCAACCAGGAGGGATCACCGAACAAGGTCATCCTCACGGCTCCAGATGGCTCTGGGGTtaaccagctgctgtttgcctCCCCTGAACTGGCTGGGCAGCAGATTCAG tttgtgacTGAAAGCTCAGACCAGTCTATTGTGAAGCCAGTTGTGGAGTACTGCGTTGTCTGTGGGGATAAAGCCTCAG gGCGTCATTATGGAGCTGTCAGCTGTGAGGGCTGTAAGGGCTTCTTCAAACGCAGCATTAGGAAGAACCTAGTATATACGTGTAGGGGCTCTGGAGAGTGTGCCATCAACAAGCTCCACCGAAACCGTTGCCAGTATTGTCGATTGCAGCGCTGTATAGCTCTGGGCATGAAACAAGATT ctGTGCAGTGTGAGAGGAAGCCTGTTGAAATGACCACCAGAGAGAAATCTGTCAATTGTGCAGCCTCAACTGAGAAGATTTACATTCGGAAGAATCTCTGCAGTCCTCTGGCTGCCACACCAACGTTTGTATCTGACAAGGAAACTGCCAG GTCTACAAGTTTGCTTGAGTCAAGTATGTTGCTCAACATCCAACAACCCTTCTCTAAGCTGGAAAATACTATCCTGATCCCTGCATCCCCTGACAAG CAGGAGGACCCATCTCAAGGTGACCTTGGCACTCTGGCAAATGTAGTCACATCTCTTGCCCACCTCAACAAGACCAGGGAGGCAAGTGACAGCGGCAATGATCTGATAGGAGTTGAAACGCTTAGCAACGGCGACAGCTCGATGACAGACATTCAAGGAGATGACCAAAGTGATATCACTCG AGCCTTTGACACCCTGGCCAAAGTCCTGCACCCTGGTGACGGTTCAGCAGGAGACTCCTTGGAAGCCACAATGCAGCTAATGTCAGGGGACCAGTCGGGTCCTGTAGTGGAGTTGGAGGGAAGTCTACTTTCCGACAACCATATCCCTTTCAAG CTTATGATGCCTTTGCCTGTGCCAGAGTACCTCAATGTCAACTACATCTGTGAGTCAGCTTCCcgccttctttttctctctatgCACTGGGCACGCTCCATACCTGCCTTTCAAAGCCTTGG tggcCAAGACAATGACATTAACTTGATGAAAGCTTGCTGGAATGAACTGTTTGCCCTCGGTCTGGCACAGTGTTCCAACATTATGAATGTTGGTACTATCTTAAGTGCCATTATCAACCATCTGCAGACCAGCTTACAGGAAG AGAAGCTGTCTCCAGAGCGAGTAAAACTAGTAATGGAGCACATCTGGAGGATGCAAGAGTTCTGTAACAGCATGTCCAAACTGTCCCCAGACCCTTATGAATATGCTTACCTCAAAGCCATTGTTCTCTTTAGTCCTG ATCACCCAGGCATAGATAATGCCCAGCAGATCGAGAGGTTTCAGGAGAAAGCCTACATGGAGCTGCAGGACTATGTAACCAAGACCTACCCAGAAGATTCCTATCG GTTATCCAAGCTGTTGGTTCGCCTTCCTGCCCTCAGGTTGATAAGTGCAGCTGTGACTGAGGAGCTGTTTTTCGCTGGGCTTATTGGCAACGTTCATATTGACAGCATCATCCCTTACATCCTCAAAATGGAGTCTACTGATTATAATAGCCAGACAGTCTCTGGAGTCTGA
- the nr2c1 gene encoding nuclear receptor subfamily 2 group C member 1 isoform X2 yields the protein MDGQTQRIQLVSADNNMALGHRIQIVTDQQTGQKIQIVTALESSSPGKQQFILANADYSPGGKVILANQEGSPNKVILTAPDGSGVNQLLFASPELAGQQIQFVTESSDQSIVKPVVEYCVVCGDKASGRHYGAVSCEGCKGFFKRSIRKNLVYTCRGSGECAINKLHRNRCQYCRLQRCIALGMKQDSVQCERKPVEMTTREKSVNCAASTEKIYIRKNLCSPLAATPTFVSDKETARSTSLLESSMLLNIQQPFSKLENTILIPASPDKEDPSQGDLGTLANVVTSLAHLNKTREASDSGNDLIGVETLSNGDSSMTDIQGDDQSDITRAFDTLAKVLHPGDGSAGDSLEATMQLMSGDQSGPVVELEGSLLSDNHIPFKLMMPLPVPEYLNVNYICESASRLLFLSMHWARSIPAFQSLGGQDNDINLMKACWNELFALGLAQCSNIMNVGTILSAIINHLQTSLQEEKLSPERVKLVMEHIWRMQEFCNSMSKLSPDPYEYAYLKAIVLFSPDHPGIDNAQQIERFQEKAYMELQDYVTKTYPEDSYRLSKLLVRLPALRLISAAVTEELFFAGLIGNVHIDSIIPYILKMESTDYNSQTVSGV from the exons ATGGATGGACAGACTCAAAGGATTCAGCTTGTGTCAGCAGACAACAACATGGCTTTAGGACATAGAATCCAG ATTGTTACTGATCAGCAGACTGGCCAGAAGATCCAGATCGTCACAGCACTTGAATCATCATCCCCTGGAAAGCAGCAGTTTATTCTAGCAAATGCTGACTATTCCCCTGGTGGGAAGGTGATTCTGGCCAACCAGGAGGGATCACCGAACAAGGTCATCCTCACGGCTCCAGATGGCTCTGGGGTtaaccagctgctgtttgcctCCCCTGAACTGGCTGGGCAGCAGATTCAG tttgtgacTGAAAGCTCAGACCAGTCTATTGTGAAGCCAGTTGTGGAGTACTGCGTTGTCTGTGGGGATAAAGCCTCAG gGCGTCATTATGGAGCTGTCAGCTGTGAGGGCTGTAAGGGCTTCTTCAAACGCAGCATTAGGAAGAACCTAGTATATACGTGTAGGGGCTCTGGAGAGTGTGCCATCAACAAGCTCCACCGAAACCGTTGCCAGTATTGTCGATTGCAGCGCTGTATAGCTCTGGGCATGAAACAAGATT ctGTGCAGTGTGAGAGGAAGCCTGTTGAAATGACCACCAGAGAGAAATCTGTCAATTGTGCAGCCTCAACTGAGAAGATTTACATTCGGAAGAATCTCTGCAGTCCTCTGGCTGCCACACCAACGTTTGTATCTGACAAGGAAACTGCCAG GTCTACAAGTTTGCTTGAGTCAAGTATGTTGCTCAACATCCAACAACCCTTCTCTAAGCTGGAAAATACTATCCTGATCCCTGCATCCCCTGACAAG GAGGACCCATCTCAAGGTGACCTTGGCACTCTGGCAAATGTAGTCACATCTCTTGCCCACCTCAACAAGACCAGGGAGGCAAGTGACAGCGGCAATGATCTGATAGGAGTTGAAACGCTTAGCAACGGCGACAGCTCGATGACAGACATTCAAGGAGATGACCAAAGTGATATCACTCG AGCCTTTGACACCCTGGCCAAAGTCCTGCACCCTGGTGACGGTTCAGCAGGAGACTCCTTGGAAGCCACAATGCAGCTAATGTCAGGGGACCAGTCGGGTCCTGTAGTGGAGTTGGAGGGAAGTCTACTTTCCGACAACCATATCCCTTTCAAG CTTATGATGCCTTTGCCTGTGCCAGAGTACCTCAATGTCAACTACATCTGTGAGTCAGCTTCCcgccttctttttctctctatgCACTGGGCACGCTCCATACCTGCCTTTCAAAGCCTTGG tggcCAAGACAATGACATTAACTTGATGAAAGCTTGCTGGAATGAACTGTTTGCCCTCGGTCTGGCACAGTGTTCCAACATTATGAATGTTGGTACTATCTTAAGTGCCATTATCAACCATCTGCAGACCAGCTTACAGGAAG AGAAGCTGTCTCCAGAGCGAGTAAAACTAGTAATGGAGCACATCTGGAGGATGCAAGAGTTCTGTAACAGCATGTCCAAACTGTCCCCAGACCCTTATGAATATGCTTACCTCAAAGCCATTGTTCTCTTTAGTCCTG ATCACCCAGGCATAGATAATGCCCAGCAGATCGAGAGGTTTCAGGAGAAAGCCTACATGGAGCTGCAGGACTATGTAACCAAGACCTACCCAGAAGATTCCTATCG GTTATCCAAGCTGTTGGTTCGCCTTCCTGCCCTCAGGTTGATAAGTGCAGCTGTGACTGAGGAGCTGTTTTTCGCTGGGCTTATTGGCAACGTTCATATTGACAGCATCATCCCTTACATCCTCAAAATGGAGTCTACTGATTATAATAGCCAGACAGTCTCTGGAGTCTGA
- the nr2c1 gene encoding nuclear receptor subfamily 2 group C member 1 isoform X1 encodes MDGQTQRIQLVSADNNMALGHRIQIVTDQQTGQKIQIVTALESSSPGKQQFILANADYSPGGKVILANQEGSPNKVILTAPDGSGVNQLLFASPELAGQQIQFVTESSDQSIVKPVVEYCVVCGDKASGRHYGAVSCEGCKGFFKRSIRKNLVYTCRGSGECAINKLHRNRCQYCRLQRCIALGMKQDSVQCERKPVEMTTREKSVNCAASTEKIYIRKNLCSPLAATPTFVSDKETARSTSLLESSMLLNIQQPFSKLENTILIPASPDKQEDPSQGDLGTLANVVTSLAHLNKTREASDSGNDLIGVETLSNGDSSMTDIQGDDQSDITRAFDTLAKVLHPGDGSAGDSLEATMQLMSGDQSGPVVELEGSLLSDNHIPFKLMMPLPVPEYLNVNYICESASRLLFLSMHWARSIPAFQSLGGQDNDINLMKACWNELFALGLAQCSNIMNVGTILSAIINHLQTSLQEEKLSPERVKLVMEHIWRMQEFCNSMSKLSPDPYEYAYLKAIVLFSPDHPGIDNAQQIERFQEKAYMELQDYVTKTYPEDSYRLSKLLVRLPALRLISAAVTEELFFAGLIGNVHIDSIIPYILKMESTDYNSQTVSGV; translated from the exons ATGGATGGACAGACTCAAAGGATTCAGCTTGTGTCAGCAGACAACAACATGGCTTTAGGACATAGAATCCAG ATTGTTACTGATCAGCAGACTGGCCAGAAGATCCAGATCGTCACAGCACTTGAATCATCATCCCCTGGAAAGCAGCAGTTTATTCTAGCAAATGCTGACTATTCCCCTGGTGGGAAGGTGATTCTGGCCAACCAGGAGGGATCACCGAACAAGGTCATCCTCACGGCTCCAGATGGCTCTGGGGTtaaccagctgctgtttgcctCCCCTGAACTGGCTGGGCAGCAGATTCAG tttgtgacTGAAAGCTCAGACCAGTCTATTGTGAAGCCAGTTGTGGAGTACTGCGTTGTCTGTGGGGATAAAGCCTCAG gGCGTCATTATGGAGCTGTCAGCTGTGAGGGCTGTAAGGGCTTCTTCAAACGCAGCATTAGGAAGAACCTAGTATATACGTGTAGGGGCTCTGGAGAGTGTGCCATCAACAAGCTCCACCGAAACCGTTGCCAGTATTGTCGATTGCAGCGCTGTATAGCTCTGGGCATGAAACAAGATT ctGTGCAGTGTGAGAGGAAGCCTGTTGAAATGACCACCAGAGAGAAATCTGTCAATTGTGCAGCCTCAACTGAGAAGATTTACATTCGGAAGAATCTCTGCAGTCCTCTGGCTGCCACACCAACGTTTGTATCTGACAAGGAAACTGCCAG GTCTACAAGTTTGCTTGAGTCAAGTATGTTGCTCAACATCCAACAACCCTTCTCTAAGCTGGAAAATACTATCCTGATCCCTGCATCCCCTGACAAG CAGGAGGACCCATCTCAAGGTGACCTTGGCACTCTGGCAAATGTAGTCACATCTCTTGCCCACCTCAACAAGACCAGGGAGGCAAGTGACAGCGGCAATGATCTGATAGGAGTTGAAACGCTTAGCAACGGCGACAGCTCGATGACAGACATTCAAGGAGATGACCAAAGTGATATCACTCG AGCCTTTGACACCCTGGCCAAAGTCCTGCACCCTGGTGACGGTTCAGCAGGAGACTCCTTGGAAGCCACAATGCAGCTAATGTCAGGGGACCAGTCGGGTCCTGTAGTGGAGTTGGAGGGAAGTCTACTTTCCGACAACCATATCCCTTTCAAG CTTATGATGCCTTTGCCTGTGCCAGAGTACCTCAATGTCAACTACATCTGTGAGTCAGCTTCCcgccttctttttctctctatgCACTGGGCACGCTCCATACCTGCCTTTCAAAGCCTTGG tggcCAAGACAATGACATTAACTTGATGAAAGCTTGCTGGAATGAACTGTTTGCCCTCGGTCTGGCACAGTGTTCCAACATTATGAATGTTGGTACTATCTTAAGTGCCATTATCAACCATCTGCAGACCAGCTTACAGGAAG AGAAGCTGTCTCCAGAGCGAGTAAAACTAGTAATGGAGCACATCTGGAGGATGCAAGAGTTCTGTAACAGCATGTCCAAACTGTCCCCAGACCCTTATGAATATGCTTACCTCAAAGCCATTGTTCTCTTTAGTCCTG ATCACCCAGGCATAGATAATGCCCAGCAGATCGAGAGGTTTCAGGAGAAAGCCTACATGGAGCTGCAGGACTATGTAACCAAGACCTACCCAGAAGATTCCTATCG GTTATCCAAGCTGTTGGTTCGCCTTCCTGCCCTCAGGTTGATAAGTGCAGCTGTGACTGAGGAGCTGTTTTTCGCTGGGCTTATTGGCAACGTTCATATTGACAGCATCATCCCTTACATCCTCAAAATGGAGTCTACTGATTATAATAGCCAGACAGTCTCTGGAGTCTGA